A region from the Triticum aestivum cultivar Chinese Spring chromosome 3D, IWGSC CS RefSeq v2.1, whole genome shotgun sequence genome encodes:
- the LOC123077137 gene encoding piriformospora indica-insensitive protein 2 isoform X2 encodes MKRARGGRLLLPLAALFLALLLISGCAAEGEDDEGTPVAAEAPMEDKEKAALYAAIGGFVGKAWNGSGLFPDPCGQTPIQGVSCDLLNGLWYPTVVSIGPVLDNSLQCAPDARFSPQLFDLRRLKSLTFYACFPPTNPTAIPATNWDKLSGTLETLEFRSNPGLAGAIPASLGRLASLQSLVLVDNNLTGAVPPKLGGLAKLRRLVLSGNGLSGPVPATLGGLKGLLKMDLSNNRLDGRIPPELAGLESLTLLDLRNNSLTGGLPEFVLGMPALQDLLLSSNPLLGGTLMPHGWEKMASLASLDLSNVGLAGAIPESMAAMPRLRFLALDHNRLSGAVPAKLAALPSIGAMYLNGNNLTGVLEFSARFYRRMGSRFASWDNPGLCAAETAGGAPTGVAVCKDAQDPPRVGVRDRVDGAGGKPEASSSLPTSSSPFGLSGRKVAGLWCLAMVMVL; translated from the exons ATGAAGCGTGCTCGCGGCGGCAGGCTGCTCCTGCCCCTCGCCGCGCTCTTCTTGGCGCTGCTCCTCATCTCCGGCTGCGCGGCGGAAGGGGAGGACGACGAGGGCAcgccggtggcggcggaggcgccgATGGAGGACAAGGAGAAGGCGGCCCTGTACGCCGCCATCGGGGGCTTCGTGGGCAAGGCCTGGAACGGCTCCGGCCTCTTCCCCGACCCCTGCGGCCAGACTCCCATCCAG GGGGTGTCATGTGATCTCTTGAATGGCCTGTGGTACCCAACGGTGGTCAGCATCGGTCCAGTGCTCGACAACTCGCTGCAGTGCGCACCGGACGCCAGGTTCAGCCCCCAGCTGTTCGACCTCCGGCGCCTCAAGAGCCTCACCTTCTACGCCTGCTTCCCGCCGACCAACCCCACGGCCATCCCGGCGACAAACTGGGACAAGCTCTCCGGCACCCTCGAGACGCTCGAGTTCCGCTCGAACCCTGGCCTGGCCGGCGCCATCCCGGCGTCCCTCGGCCGCCTGGCCAGCCTGCAGTCTCTGGTCCTCGTCGACAACAACCTCACGGGCGCCGTGCCGCCGAAGCTCGGCGGGCTGGCGAAGCTGCGGCGGCTCGTGCTGTCCGGGAACGGGCTGTCGGGGCCCGTGCCGGCGACGCTCG GTGGGCTCAAGGGGCTGCTCAAGATGGACCTCAGCAACAACCGCCTCGACGGCCGCatcccgccggagctcgccggcctCGAGAGCCTCACGCTGCTCGACCTCCGGAACAACAGCCTCACCGGCGGGCTGCCGGAGTTCGTGCTGGGCATGCCTGCCCTGCAGGACCTGCTGCTCTCGAGCAACCCGCTGTTGGGAGGCACCCTGATGCCGCACGGCTGGGAGAAGATGGCGAGCCTGGCCTCGCTGGACCTGTCCAACGTCGGCCTCGCCGGCGCCATCCCGGAGTCCATGGCGGCGATGCCCAGGCTGCGGTTCCTGGCGCTGGACCACAACCGCCTCTCCGGCGCCGTGCCGGCCAAGCTCGCCGCGCTGCCGAGCATCGGCGCCATGTACCTCAACGGCAACAACCTGACGGGGGTGCTGGAGTTCTCGGCCCGGTTCTACCGGAGGATGGGCAGCAGGTTCGCCTCCTGGGACAACCCCGGGTTGTGCGCCGCGGAGACGGCCGGCGGCGCGCCGACCGGCGTGGCCGTGTGCAAGGACGCGCAGGACCCGCCCCGCGTCGGCGTGAGGGACAGGGTGGATGGGGCTGGGGGCAAGCCCGAGGCGAGCTCGAGCCTCCCGACGTCCTCGTCGCCGTTTGGCCTCTCGGGTCGCAAGGTCGCCGGCCTCTGGTGCTTGGCGATGGTGATGGTGTTGTAG
- the LOC123077137 gene encoding piriformospora indica-insensitive protein 2 isoform X1, protein MKRARGGRLLLPLAALFLALLLISGCAAEGEDDEGTPVAAEAPMEDKEKAALYAAIGGFVGKAWNGSGLFPDPCGQTPIQGVSCDLLNGLWYPTVVSIGPVLDNSLQCAPDARFSPQLFDLRRLKSLTFYACFPPTNPTAIPATNWDKLSGTLETLEFRSNPGLAGAIPASLGRLASLQSLVLVDNNLTGAVPPKLGGLAKLRRLVLSGNGLSGPVPATLGNNNRLDEPLLIVDMSKNSLTGSLPPSLGGLKGLLKMDLSNNRLDGRIPPELAGLESLTLLDLRNNSLTGGLPEFVLGMPALQDLLLSSNPLLGGTLMPHGWEKMASLASLDLSNVGLAGAIPESMAAMPRLRFLALDHNRLSGAVPAKLAALPSIGAMYLNGNNLTGVLEFSARFYRRMGSRFASWDNPGLCAAETAGGAPTGVAVCKDAQDPPRVGVRDRVDGAGGKPEASSSLPTSSSPFGLSGRKVAGLWCLAMVMVL, encoded by the exons ATGAAGCGTGCTCGCGGCGGCAGGCTGCTCCTGCCCCTCGCCGCGCTCTTCTTGGCGCTGCTCCTCATCTCCGGCTGCGCGGCGGAAGGGGAGGACGACGAGGGCAcgccggtggcggcggaggcgccgATGGAGGACAAGGAGAAGGCGGCCCTGTACGCCGCCATCGGGGGCTTCGTGGGCAAGGCCTGGAACGGCTCCGGCCTCTTCCCCGACCCCTGCGGCCAGACTCCCATCCAG GGGGTGTCATGTGATCTCTTGAATGGCCTGTGGTACCCAACGGTGGTCAGCATCGGTCCAGTGCTCGACAACTCGCTGCAGTGCGCACCGGACGCCAGGTTCAGCCCCCAGCTGTTCGACCTCCGGCGCCTCAAGAGCCTCACCTTCTACGCCTGCTTCCCGCCGACCAACCCCACGGCCATCCCGGCGACAAACTGGGACAAGCTCTCCGGCACCCTCGAGACGCTCGAGTTCCGCTCGAACCCTGGCCTGGCCGGCGCCATCCCGGCGTCCCTCGGCCGCCTGGCCAGCCTGCAGTCTCTGGTCCTCGTCGACAACAACCTCACGGGCGCCGTGCCGCCGAAGCTCGGCGGGCTGGCGAAGCTGCGGCGGCTCGTGCTGTCCGGGAACGGGCTGTCGGGGCCCGTGCCGGCGACGCTCGGTAACAACAACCGCCTCGACGAGCCGCTGCTGATCGTGGACATGAGCAAGAACTCTCTAACCGGGTCTCTGCCTCCGTCGCTAGGTGGGCTCAAGGGGCTGCTCAAGATGGACCTCAGCAACAACCGCCTCGACGGCCGCatcccgccggagctcgccggcctCGAGAGCCTCACGCTGCTCGACCTCCGGAACAACAGCCTCACCGGCGGGCTGCCGGAGTTCGTGCTGGGCATGCCTGCCCTGCAGGACCTGCTGCTCTCGAGCAACCCGCTGTTGGGAGGCACCCTGATGCCGCACGGCTGGGAGAAGATGGCGAGCCTGGCCTCGCTGGACCTGTCCAACGTCGGCCTCGCCGGCGCCATCCCGGAGTCCATGGCGGCGATGCCCAGGCTGCGGTTCCTGGCGCTGGACCACAACCGCCTCTCCGGCGCCGTGCCGGCCAAGCTCGCCGCGCTGCCGAGCATCGGCGCCATGTACCTCAACGGCAACAACCTGACGGGGGTGCTGGAGTTCTCGGCCCGGTTCTACCGGAGGATGGGCAGCAGGTTCGCCTCCTGGGACAACCCCGGGTTGTGCGCCGCGGAGACGGCCGGCGGCGCGCCGACCGGCGTGGCCGTGTGCAAGGACGCGCAGGACCCGCCCCGCGTCGGCGTGAGGGACAGGGTGGATGGGGCTGGGGGCAAGCCCGAGGCGAGCTCGAGCCTCCCGACGTCCTCGTCGCCGTTTGGCCTCTCGGGTCGCAAGGTCGCCGGCCTCTGGTGCTTGGCGATGGTGATGGTGTTGTAG